One Fusarium poae strain DAOMC 252244 chromosome 4, whole genome shotgun sequence DNA window includes the following coding sequences:
- a CDS encoding hypothetical protein (TransMembrane:9 (i197-214o220-237i291-309o329-350i377-398o439-460i513-533o560-584i605-627o)~BUSCO:8032at5125) codes for MSNLKDLYGQSGDKSQASNFGVDFVIHYKVPPSERAEAEAGFVQLIQALTTVGLATEVRHGDGDSLLVFVKIASPDLFAKQVYRARLGDWLHGVRVSAPPSDVNQALEDEPVVEAERLRLIYLMITKPRDEGGAGITTSNSNWKYVDSVFPLHSHNFNKQWIKKWSSKSTLEQADIDEIRDKFGESVAFYFAFLRSYFRFLVFPAGFGFVAWLLLGQFSFLYALLCGLWSVVFFEYWKKKEIDLAVQWGVRGVSTIQQARPEFEWDREAEDPVTGEAVKVYEPMKRIKTQLLQIPFALAAVVALGALIVTCNSLEVFINEVYTGPGKQYLAFLPTVFLVLGTPTISSLLMSAAEKLNSMENYATVDAHDAALIQKQFVLNFMTSYMALFFTAFVYIPFGHVLVPFLEFWRKTAQVVTFSDKPLPTQNFQINPARISNQMFYFTVTAQIVNFVTEVVVPYVKREAFQKAKELKSKPKIQDDHEEEAEFLERVRKECTLEVYDVSGDYREMVMQFGYVAMFSVAWPLAACCYLVNNWVELRSDALKIAISSRRPIPWRTDSIGPWLTALSFLSWLGSITSAAIVYLCSGARGHGSHGTPTPLKAWGLLLSILLAEHFYLVVQLAVRYVLSKLDSPGEQKERKERFVMKRKLLEENIGQGASEKASVPGIDHSEKITRAALEEEARQTSIRGHGTPEEMFWQRQRGMNETIDVGRRMIEQQKVATQKNGQSKSPVPSMKAS; via the exons ATGTCCAACCTGAAGGACCTGTATGGCCAGTCTGGCGACAAGTCTCAGGCCAGTAACTTTGG TGTCGACTTTGTTATCCACTACAAGGTCCCTCCATCAG AACGTGCCGAAGCTGAAGCCGGTTTTGTCCAACTCATTCAAGCCCTCACAACCGTCGGTCTAGCCACTGAAGTCCGCCATGGCGATGGCGATTCCCTCCTTGTCTTCGTCAAGATTGCCTCCCCCGACCTCTTCGCAAAGCAAGTCTACCGTGCCCGTCTAGGAGACTGGCTTCACGGTGTCCGAGTTTCAGCTCCCCCGAGCGATGTCAACCAAGCTCTAGAGGATGAGCCCGTTGTCGAAGCTGAGCGGCTGCGCTTGATCTACCTCATGATCACCAAACCTCGCGACGAAGGCGGCGCCGGAATTACAACCTCCAACTCAAACTGGAAATACGTCGATTCTGTGTTTCCTCTACACAGCCACAACTTTAACAAGCAATGGATCAAGAAATGGAGCAGCAAGTCTACTCTGGAGCAGGCTGATATCGACGAAATTCGAGACAAATTTGGCGAGAGCGTAGCCTTTTACTTCGCTTTCCTACGATCCTACTTCCGATTCCTCGTCTTCCCTGCTGGGTTCGGCTTTGTCGCATGGCTTCTTCTGGGTCAATTCTCATTTCTCTATGCCTTGCTTTGCGGTCTCTGGTCTGTTGTCTTCTTCGAGTactggaagaagaaggagatcgACTTGGCCGTGCAATGGGGTGTCCGTGGAGTATCCACCATTCAGCAGGCAAGACCCGAGTTTGAGTGGGATCGTGAAGCCGAAGACCCTGTCACTGGGGAAGCCGTCAAGGTTTACGAACCTATGAAGCGCATCAAGACTCAGTTGCTCCAGATTCCATTCGCATTGGCTGCCGTTGTTGCTTTGGGTGCCCTGATTGTTACCTGCAACTCTCTTGAGGTTTTCATCAACGAAGTCTACACTGGCCCCGGCAAGCAATACCTG GCATTCTTGCCGACTGTgttccttgttcttggtaCCCCGACTATCTCCAGCTTGCTTATGAGTGCTGCAGAGAAGTTAAATTCTATGGAGAACTATGCTACAGTTGATG CCCATGACGCTGCTCTCATCCAAAAGCAATTTGTCCTTAACTTTATGACCTCTTACATGGCTCTCTTCTTCACAGCCTTTGTCTACATTCCTTTTGGTCACGTTCTAGTCCCGTTCCTCGAGTTCTGGAGAAAGACGGCTCAGGTTGTCACATTCAGCGACAAGCCACTACCGACACAAAACTTCCAGATCAACCCTGCTCGGATCAGCAACCAAATGTTTTACTTCACCGTCACTGCCCAGATTGTCAACTTTGTCACAGAAGTTGTCGTCCCTTACGTCAAGCGAGAGGCGTTccagaaggccaaggaacTCAAATCCAAGCCCAAAATTCAGGATGACcacgaggaagaggccgagtTTCTTGAGCGTGTGCGTAAGGAGTGCACACTCGAGGTGTACGATGTCTCGGGAGACTACCGTGAGATGGTTATGCAGTTCG GTTACGTTGCCATGTTCTCGGTTGCTTGGCCGTTGGCAGCTTGCTGCTATCTTGTCAACAACTGGGTCGAATTGAGGTCTGATGCTCTCAAAATCGCCATTAGTAGCCGACGTCCAATTCCTTGGCGAACGGATTCGATCGGTCCCTGGTTGACTGCTCTCAGCTTCCTCTCTTGGCTCGGCAGCATCACCAGTGCTGCTATTGTGTACCTGTGCAGTGGTGCCCGAGGTCATGGTTCTCATGGCACGCCGACCCCCTTGAAAGCTTGGGGCCTGCTTCTGAGTATTCTTCTCGCCGAACACTTCTATTTGGTTGTGCAGCTTGCAGTGCGATATGTGCTCAGCAAGCTCGATAGCCCTGGTGAGCAGAAGGAACGCAAAGAGCGATTCGTGATGAAGAGAAAGCTTCTCGAGGAAAACATTGGTCAAGGTGCATCCGAGAAGGCTTCTGTTCCTGGTATCGACCATAGCGAGAAGATCACCCGTGCGGCTTTAGAAGAGGAGGCCCGTCAAACTTCCATCCGTGGTCACGGAACCCCGGAGGAGAT GTTCTGGCAACGTCAACGAGGCATGAACGAAACCATTGATGTTGGACGCAGAATGATTGAGCAGCAG AAGGTTGCTACTCAAAAAAATGGACAGAGCAAATCTCCCGTTCCAAGCATGAAGGCTTCCTGA
- a CDS encoding hypothetical protein (TransMembrane:1 (o20-43i)~BUSCO:35035at5125): MGLLSYVGLRRRNQWEPMTLVDHFLSSPLTYIAYLFYHIVLLLRGRPFFPPRNKPAIRVVCISDTHDLKVDIPRGDILIHAGDLTDAGTVSDIQKQLDWLKEQPHPVKVVVAGNHDSWFDQKSRPEEDARSGAKPDMDGLIYLESGLTVQKVKGRTVNIFGVPDIPEIGPKEFAFQYATDNHPWLSKVPPQTDILITHCPPKHHLDLGLGDSNLLREVWRVKPRLHVFGHVHYAYGKESVFFDKFQETYERIMSRPRRGPILDFIPNEAWLDYLRFLAQGVHAVAWKWIMSGPGSNNGSLMVNAAQMKGNSGKVKSRAVVVEI, from the exons ATGGGTCTCCTCTCCTATGTCGGCCTTCGGCGCCGTAATCAATGGGAGCCCATGACTCTCGTTGACCACTTCCTATCATCACCTCTAACATACATCGCCTACTTATTCTACCACATTGTACTTCTTCTCCGTGGTCGTCCCTTTTTTCCGCCTCGCAACAAGCCCGCTATTCGCGTTGTCTGTATCTCAGACACACACGATCTCAAAGTCGATATTCCCAGGGGTGATATTCTCATTCATGCAGGTGATCTCACAGATGCTGGCACCGTATCAGATATCCAGAAGCAGCTCGACTGGCTCAAGGAACAGCCCCATCCTGTCAAAGTTGTCGTTGCAGGTAACCATGATAGCTGGTTCGATCAGAAGAGTCGCCCTGAAGAGGATGCACGCTCAGGTGCAAAGCCTGACATGGACGGTCTTATTTACCTTGAGAGTGGTTTGACTGTGCAAAAAGTCAAGGGTCGGACAGTCAACATCTTTGGCGTGCCTGATATCCCAGAGATCGGCCCTAAAGAGTTTGC TTTCCAGTATGCTACTGATAACCACCCCTGGTTGAGCAAGGTGCCACCTCAAACTGACATCCTCATCACTCACTGTCCTCCT AAACAtcatcttgatcttggccTGGGCGACAGCAACCTTCTTCGTGAAGTCTGGCGTGTGAAGCCCCGTCTCCATGTCTTTGGTCACGTCCATTATGCCTATGGCAAGGAATCCGTCTTTTTTGACAAGTTCCAGGAGACATATGAGCGTATCATGTCACGACCCCGTCGTGGTCCCATTCTAGATTTTATCCCCAATGAGGCCTGGCTCGATTATCTACGTTTCCTGGCTCAGGGAGTTCACGCCGTGGCCTGGAAGTGGATCATGTCTGGACCTGGAAGTAATAACGGCAGCTTGATGGTTAATGCTGCTCAGATGAAAGGAAACTCAGGTAAGGTTAAAAGCAGGGCCGTTGTCGTTGAGATTTAA